The following proteins are co-located in the Corynebacterium aquilae DSM 44791 genome:
- a CDS encoding alpha-(1->6)-mannopyranosyltransferase A: MNETAVASGAADSGEFPDAAHSRLLQVAGVVGAVGAALIALGSYGAGAIRYRGGVADAVGLVWLTYGHGANVSNVAFWSGLTLLVAGWVLLGKGAIFDAGGVVVEHVLRTRAVVRCVVLWTVPLVFAAPVLSRDVYSYLMQGAMTRDGFDAYSQGAIADPGVYLYEVSHDWRTTTTPYGPLHLFIGKVVTSIAGDNVSLGVVLFKALAVFGFVLIGWTSARIAVELGGNPALALWLGAANPVVLTHLIGGLHNEALMVGASGVAVLLAVRRRLVLATAVLAVAIAIKATAIIILPFFAWMAVDRLVASRSLGWGFPARVGAAVGAGVALAAELLAVLAVITAVTRTSWGWVGEISGNGKVINPLAAPSFVAGAVIPYVRLFDEDASFNTVLALTRVVSGVLLLVGLAACWFVFHGSARRAVAGMVAAFAVATVFNAVALPWYYISPLALVGAVRPSRRVVGFVVWASIVVGMSFTASGNHKLYDAPWIVPLGLLAWGVTLWLLGARVPLSVRVGSASQR, encoded by the coding sequence GTGAATGAGACCGCCGTGGCATCGGGTGCCGCTGATAGTGGGGAGTTTCCCGATGCTGCGCATTCGCGCCTGCTGCAGGTTGCGGGTGTCGTTGGTGCGGTAGGTGCTGCGCTGATTGCGCTGGGTTCTTATGGTGCTGGGGCGATTCGTTACCGGGGTGGTGTGGCGGATGCTGTGGGCTTGGTGTGGTTGACCTATGGCCATGGCGCGAATGTGTCCAACGTTGCTTTTTGGTCTGGTTTGACGTTGCTTGTCGCTGGCTGGGTGTTGTTGGGCAAGGGCGCCATTTTTGATGCTGGTGGGGTGGTTGTTGAGCATGTGTTGCGTACTCGGGCGGTGGTGCGTTGTGTGGTTTTGTGGACGGTTCCTTTGGTGTTTGCGGCCCCGGTGCTGAGTAGGGATGTGTATTCCTATTTGATGCAGGGCGCGATGACGCGTGATGGTTTTGATGCTTATAGCCAGGGCGCGATTGCGGATCCGGGTGTGTATCTCTATGAGGTGTCGCATGATTGGCGCACTACGACGACGCCTTATGGTCCTTTGCATTTGTTTATTGGCAAGGTGGTGACCAGCATTGCGGGCGATAATGTGTCGCTGGGTGTGGTGTTGTTTAAGGCGTTGGCGGTTTTTGGTTTTGTGTTGATTGGGTGGACGTCTGCGCGGATTGCGGTGGAGTTGGGTGGGAATCCGGCTTTGGCTTTGTGGTTGGGGGCTGCGAATCCGGTGGTGCTGACGCATTTGATTGGTGGTCTGCACAATGAGGCGTTGATGGTGGGGGCCTCGGGTGTGGCGGTGTTGTTGGCGGTGCGGCGCCGGTTGGTGTTGGCGACGGCGGTGTTGGCTGTGGCTATTGCTATTAAGGCGACGGCGATTATTATTTTGCCGTTTTTTGCGTGGATGGCTGTGGATCGTTTGGTGGCGTCGCGCTCTTTGGGGTGGGGTTTTCCGGCCCGGGTGGGTGCTGCTGTGGGGGCTGGGGTGGCTTTGGCTGCGGAGTTGTTGGCGGTGTTGGCGGTGATTACTGCTGTGACTCGTACGAGTTGGGGGTGGGTTGGTGAGATTAGTGGTAATGGGAAGGTGATTAATCCTTTGGCGGCGCCGTCTTTTGTGGCGGGTGCGGTGATTCCTTATGTTCGGCTTTTTGATGAGGATGCGTCGTTTAACACGGTGTTGGCGCTGACCCGGGTGGTCTCGGGTGTGTTGTTGTTGGTTGGTTTGGCGGCGTGTTGGTTTGTGTTTCACGGCTCGGCGCGGCGTGCGGTGGCTGGCATGGTGGCGGCTTTTGCGGTGGCGACTGTGTTTAATGCGGTGGCTTTGCCGTGGTATTACATCAGCCCGTTGGCGTTGGTGGGTGCGGTTCGTCCTTCTCGCCGGGTGGTGGGTTTTGTGGTGTGGGCGTCGATTGTGGTGGGGATGTCGTTTACGGCGTCGGGTAATCACAAGTTGTATGACGCGCCGTGGATTGTGCCGTTGGGGTTGTTGGCGTGGGGTGTGACGTTGTGGTTGTTGGGGGCGCGGGTTCCGCTGAGTGTGCGGGTGGGGTCAGCCTCGCAGCGTTAG
- a CDS encoding polyprenyl synthetase family protein codes for MSTADVSALTPDNLPAAVTQRLDEFLTAQCAVVDDIDNSISYAGQLLKDFCLGGGKRIRPLYAWAGFVGAGGLDTSINPDHVLSAISSLELIQACALIHDDIIDASDTRRGQPTVHKAVQARHSAHSLAGDGADFGAAVAILLGDLALAWSDDMLLTSGLDGEILARVRTPWQAMRTEVIGGQILDISAHAAGDESMEEAWKINRFKTAAYTIERPLHIGAAIAGADADIIQAYRAYGRDIGIAFQLRDDLLGVFGDPAVTGKPAGDDLREGKRTVLFATAVQQADKTNPEAARYLRDNIGRVETPEDIRTMSNLLIELGAVDRVEEHISQLTASGLAALENVTLAEGVGEMLTNLAIKATARRA; via the coding sequence ATGAGCACCGCTGACGTTTCCGCCCTCACCCCAGACAACTTGCCTGCCGCTGTCACTCAGCGCCTGGACGAATTCCTCACCGCCCAATGCGCCGTTGTCGATGACATTGACAATTCTATTTCTTATGCGGGTCAACTGCTCAAGGATTTTTGCCTGGGTGGCGGTAAACGCATTCGCCCCTTGTACGCATGGGCCGGTTTCGTTGGCGCCGGCGGACTCGACACGTCAATCAACCCCGATCACGTGCTTTCCGCTATCTCCTCCCTGGAACTCATCCAGGCCTGCGCGCTCATCCACGATGACATCATTGATGCCTCCGATACCCGCCGCGGGCAGCCCACCGTGCACAAAGCGGTGCAAGCCCGCCACTCAGCCCACAGCCTCGCCGGGGACGGCGCAGACTTCGGCGCCGCCGTGGCCATCCTCCTCGGAGACTTAGCCCTTGCTTGGTCGGACGACATGCTTTTAACCTCCGGCTTGGACGGGGAAATCCTCGCCCGCGTGCGCACCCCTTGGCAGGCCATGCGCACAGAGGTCATCGGTGGCCAGATCCTCGATATTTCGGCCCACGCCGCCGGGGACGAATCCATGGAGGAAGCCTGGAAGATTAATCGCTTCAAAACAGCGGCGTACACCATCGAGCGCCCGCTGCACATCGGGGCCGCTATCGCCGGCGCCGACGCCGACATCATCCAGGCCTACCGCGCTTATGGCCGCGACATCGGAATCGCTTTCCAGCTACGCGATGATCTCCTCGGCGTTTTCGGCGACCCCGCCGTCACCGGCAAACCCGCCGGCGATGACCTGCGCGAAGGTAAACGCACCGTGTTGTTCGCCACCGCCGTGCAGCAGGCCGACAAAACCAACCCCGAAGCAGCTCGCTACCTGCGGGACAACATTGGACGGGTGGAAACCCCCGAGGACATCCGCACCATGTCCAACCTCCTTATTGAACTTGGCGCCGTCGACCGGGTAGAAGAACACATCTCCCAGCTAACGGCTTCGGGGCTTGCCGCCCTGGAAAACGTCACGCTGGCTGAAGGTGTGGGAGAAATGCTCACCAACCTGGCCATCAAAGCCACCGCCCGGCGCGCATGA
- a CDS encoding PASTA domain-containing protein: MALLNQGDLLDGRYRIDTPIAKGGMSVVYRCIDMRLGRAVAAKVLNEEFAGDELFRARFRREARSMARLSHPCLVNVYDTSSSGEHVFLIMELITGGTLRELLAERGPMPPYAAAAVLRPMLTGLAVAHQAGMIHRDIKPDNVLINADHQVKLADFGLVRGTNRGDEVEQTIMGTAAYLSPEQVRGQQLSQSSDVFAAGVVLYELLTGQTPFGGDSLKEVAYARLSQRVPAPSGVIDGVPPEFDELVLRATEPESFDRFGDAGEFLEALDGVARAVGLHDFEVPVPTNAAAHRASAVPTEFTDLLTAQIDRCGEQSDGVADAATEVLPQSAAGVAADAEPTSIIAGHQPGAQQVSGVDETAVIPAQEYYPEVEPETAVYPSSQPAAEVDVAPAQAPRPHYVRHDEQEGLAGPGRLPQAPAVVDEPPELAPVRNRSAVSVVLWIVIVVLLLGTLGLGGWWLGSGRYGDIPIVVGQDSAQAVVSLEQAGFSPETVKQYSDTVPVAEVIGTEPAGGERLPKGRTVRLLLSLGRPTVPDYPADRDVQAFYEQLSQRTLVPTRGEDKFSDEVPAGQVVSTEPPPGAALNVGAKVIVHVSKGPAPVKVPDLKNVTVDKARQLLDKAGLIVGNTREEFDPNADGGNVAGSSPAAGEELLRGSSVDLIVSTALKVPKVAGLSKDTAEKALQDAGLRVGSVTYSDKPARAATVVESYPAAGERVDPAYPDVDLVLPAKVQVPSVTGKKVKDARSVLEKAGFKVDADGAGDGARVITTSPKSGEDAAAGSTVVLKTLG, translated from the coding sequence ATGGCTTTGCTTAACCAGGGTGATCTTCTCGACGGTCGTTATCGTATTGATACTCCGATCGCTAAGGGCGGTATGTCTGTTGTGTACCGCTGTATTGATATGCGTTTGGGGCGTGCTGTTGCGGCGAAGGTGCTCAATGAGGAGTTTGCGGGCGATGAGCTGTTTCGGGCGCGGTTTCGGCGGGAGGCGCGTTCGATGGCGCGGTTGTCGCATCCGTGTTTGGTGAATGTGTATGACACGTCGTCGTCGGGGGAGCATGTTTTTTTGATCATGGAGTTGATCACGGGGGGCACGTTGCGGGAGTTGTTGGCGGAGCGTGGTCCGATGCCGCCGTATGCGGCTGCGGCGGTGTTGCGCCCGATGTTGACGGGGTTGGCGGTGGCGCATCAGGCCGGCATGATTCACCGCGATATTAAGCCCGATAATGTGTTGATTAATGCTGATCATCAGGTGAAGTTGGCTGATTTTGGGTTGGTGCGGGGCACGAATCGGGGTGATGAGGTTGAGCAGACGATTATGGGTACGGCGGCGTATTTGTCGCCGGAGCAGGTGCGTGGTCAGCAGTTGTCGCAGTCTAGTGATGTGTTTGCCGCTGGGGTGGTGCTGTATGAGTTGTTGACGGGGCAGACGCCTTTTGGGGGTGATTCTTTGAAGGAGGTGGCCTATGCGCGGCTGTCGCAGCGGGTGCCTGCACCGAGTGGGGTGATTGATGGGGTGCCGCCGGAGTTTGATGAGTTGGTGTTGCGGGCGACCGAGCCGGAGTCTTTTGATCGTTTTGGCGATGCTGGGGAGTTTTTGGAGGCGCTGGATGGGGTGGCGCGTGCAGTGGGGTTGCATGATTTTGAGGTGCCAGTGCCGACGAATGCGGCGGCACATCGGGCGAGTGCGGTGCCGACGGAGTTTACGGATTTGTTGACGGCTCAGATTGATCGTTGTGGTGAGCAGTCTGACGGGGTAGCGGATGCGGCGACTGAGGTGTTGCCGCAGTCGGCGGCGGGGGTGGCTGCTGATGCTGAGCCGACGTCGATAATCGCTGGGCACCAGCCTGGTGCGCAGCAGGTGTCCGGGGTGGATGAGACGGCGGTGATTCCGGCGCAGGAGTATTACCCGGAGGTTGAGCCGGAGACGGCGGTGTACCCGTCTTCGCAGCCGGCGGCCGAGGTGGATGTGGCGCCGGCGCAGGCGCCGCGCCCGCATTATGTGCGCCACGATGAGCAGGAGGGGTTGGCCGGCCCGGGCCGGTTGCCGCAGGCCCCTGCGGTGGTTGATGAGCCGCCGGAGCTGGCGCCGGTGCGTAATCGTTCGGCGGTGTCGGTGGTTTTGTGGATTGTGATTGTGGTGTTGTTGTTGGGCACGTTGGGTTTGGGGGGCTGGTGGTTGGGTTCTGGTCGCTATGGGGATATTCCGATCGTGGTGGGCCAGGATTCTGCGCAGGCGGTGGTGTCTTTGGAGCAGGCGGGTTTTTCCCCGGAGACGGTCAAGCAGTATTCGGATACGGTGCCGGTGGCGGAGGTCATCGGTACGGAGCCCGCGGGTGGTGAGCGCCTCCCAAAAGGTAGGACGGTCCGGCTGCTGTTGTCGCTGGGCCGGCCGACGGTTCCGGATTATCCTGCAGATCGCGATGTGCAGGCGTTTTATGAGCAGTTGTCGCAGCGCACGTTGGTGCCCACCCGTGGGGAGGATAAGTTCAGCGATGAGGTTCCGGCGGGTCAGGTGGTTTCCACTGAGCCGCCGCCTGGCGCCGCGTTGAACGTCGGCGCTAAAGTGATAGTTCACGTTTCGAAGGGGCCTGCGCCGGTGAAGGTGCCGGACCTGAAAAACGTCACTGTTGACAAGGCACGTCAGCTGCTGGACAAGGCCGGACTCATCGTGGGAAACACCCGAGAAGAGTTCGACCCCAACGCCGACGGCGGCAACGTCGCCGGTTCCTCCCCGGCCGCCGGGGAGGAACTCCTGCGTGGCTCTAGCGTCGACTTGATCGTGTCCACCGCGCTCAAGGTCCCGAAGGTCGCTGGCCTGTCCAAGGATACGGCCGAGAAAGCCCTGCAGGATGCTGGGCTGCGCGTCGGTAGCGTGACCTACTCCGATAAGCCGGCCCGTGCTGCCACCGTCGTCGAGTCCTATCCCGCCGCCGGTGAACGCGTGGATCCCGCCTACCCGGACGTGGATTTGGTGCTGCCCGCCAAGGTGCAGGTCCCTTCCGTGACGGGCAAGAAAGTCAAAGACGCCCGCAGCGTGTTGGAAAAGGCCGGCTTTAAAGTCGACGCCGACGGCGCCGGCGACGGCGCCAGGGTCATCACCACCAGCCCCAAATCCGGTGAGGATGCCGCGGCCGGGTCAACAGTGGTTTTAAAAACGCTCGGATAA
- a CDS encoding glycosyltransferase 87 family protein — translation MTSFAARNHTIARWLTRPFVAYLLGLAGIAGFFLFHPCPTGPGLCLSIRRVIDTGVYWAGARAFITGAPLYDVGFPTVGTTLPFTYPPSAALAFVPLTIFNQDTAGWVFSAVNLCWLAVILRMLLPQASPRLRAWLWCLALLADPVINTIGYGQINLALMALVLLDITRGRGLGRAQVLIKAIPPGMLIGVAAAIKLTPLIFVLVYLIRREPKAILGMIAGAGISIAAAAALRPSLTWTFYTNTIFHAGRIGDPAYALNVSARAIAVRATDNPTTQLLLWAVLCATTLLLVSWAGWRHRANPTTLTTIVALGGLIISPVSWAHHWVWLIAAAIVCWASARWLSVWIAIATIIAPTHDFLPRGNMVEYTYTAAQQLACAHYVILALIICLTLAIRGPEKPGTHCKNSSTSATNFMISKRNG, via the coding sequence GTGACGTCCTTTGCGGCCAGAAACCACACCATCGCCCGCTGGCTAACCCGACCCTTCGTGGCCTACCTTCTCGGGTTGGCCGGCATAGCCGGGTTCTTCCTCTTTCACCCCTGCCCCACCGGGCCCGGGCTGTGTCTGAGCATTCGCCGCGTCATCGACACCGGTGTTTACTGGGCGGGCGCCCGCGCCTTCATCACCGGCGCGCCCCTCTACGACGTGGGTTTTCCCACCGTCGGCACCACCCTGCCGTTTACCTATCCCCCCAGCGCCGCCCTCGCGTTTGTGCCGCTGACCATCTTCAACCAAGACACCGCCGGCTGGGTGTTCAGCGCCGTCAACCTGTGCTGGCTTGCGGTGATCCTCCGGATGCTGCTGCCCCAGGCCAGCCCCCGGCTCCGGGCCTGGCTGTGGTGCCTGGCACTGCTGGCAGACCCCGTGATCAACACCATCGGCTACGGCCAAATCAACCTCGCCCTCATGGCCCTGGTTCTGCTCGACATCACCCGCGGCCGGGGCCTCGGTCGCGCCCAAGTACTTATCAAAGCCATCCCACCCGGAATGCTCATCGGCGTGGCCGCCGCCATCAAACTCACCCCCTTAATTTTTGTGCTGGTCTACCTCATCCGCCGTGAGCCCAAAGCAATCCTCGGCATGATCGCCGGCGCCGGGATCTCCATCGCCGCCGCAGCAGCACTACGCCCCAGCCTGACCTGGACGTTCTACACCAACACCATCTTCCACGCCGGGCGCATCGGCGACCCCGCCTACGCGCTCAATGTCTCCGCCCGCGCCATCGCGGTGCGCGCCACCGACAACCCCACCACCCAACTGCTGCTGTGGGCGGTCTTGTGTGCCACCACCCTGCTGCTAGTCAGCTGGGCCGGCTGGCGCCACCGGGCAAACCCCACCACGCTAACCACCATCGTCGCCCTCGGCGGGCTCATCATCTCCCCCGTCAGCTGGGCCCACCACTGGGTCTGGCTCATCGCTGCCGCCATCGTGTGCTGGGCGAGCGCCCGCTGGTTAAGCGTCTGGATCGCCATCGCCACCATCATCGCCCCCACCCACGACTTCCTGCCGCGGGGCAACATGGTCGAATACACCTACACCGCAGCCCAGCAACTCGCCTGCGCCCACTACGTCATCCTGGCACTAATCATCTGCCTCACCCTCGCCATCCGAGGTCCCGAAAAGCCGGGCACTCACTGCAAGAACTCATCCACCTCGGCCACAAACTTCATGATCTCAAAACGCAACGGATGA
- a CDS encoding Rv2175c family DNA-binding protein — protein MTFVPRGQGRDLRGSVDDKDLAPAVASRPDYSILPDGEPVITVPDAAERMGVVVTCLQNLLKQHELIAVTKDGVAQLPEKYFHADGTINKFVPGVIKLLSDGSYTDEEILQFLFTEDDSLPGRPVDALHGHLAREVMRRAQAMAL, from the coding sequence ATGACCTTCGTGCCCCGCGGACAAGGCCGCGACCTCCGCGGAAGCGTAGACGACAAAGACCTCGCACCCGCCGTCGCTAGCCGCCCCGACTACAGCATCCTGCCCGACGGCGAACCCGTCATCACCGTGCCAGATGCCGCAGAACGCATGGGCGTCGTCGTCACCTGCCTGCAAAACCTCCTCAAACAACACGAACTCATCGCCGTCACCAAAGACGGCGTCGCCCAACTGCCAGAAAAGTACTTCCACGCAGACGGCACCATCAACAAGTTCGTCCCCGGAGTCATCAAACTCCTCTCCGACGGCTCCTACACCGACGAAGAAATCCTCCAATTCCTCTTCACCGAAGACGACTCCCTCCCCGGCCGCCCCGTCGACGCCCTCCACGGACACCTCGCCCGCGAAGTCATGCGCCGCGCCCAAGCAATGGCCCTCTAA